The Fervidibacillus albus genome contains a region encoding:
- the ftsY gene encoding signal recognition particle-docking protein FtsY — protein sequence MGFLDKLKSKFTSQTEAVTGKFKDGLLKTRQNLTEKVNDLVARYRKVDEEFFEELEEIFIQADIGFDTVLELVDELKFEAKRKNIQEAELLKEVIVEKLVAIYQGEDRELSNLNLPDEGLAVILFVGVNGVGKTTTIGKMAYKFKEEGKRVLLAAGDTFRAGAIDQLEVWGNRTGVDVIKHQEGSDPAAVIYDAIQAAKSRKADVLLCDTAGRLQNKVNLMKELEKVKRVIEREIPGAPHEVLLVLDATTGQNAMVQAKQFQEATGVTGIVLTKLDGTAKGGIVIAIKKELNIPVKFVGLGEKMDDLQPFDAKAYVYGLFAETDSE from the coding sequence ATGGGATTTCTTGATAAATTAAAAAGTAAATTTACGAGTCAAACGGAAGCAGTCACGGGAAAATTTAAAGATGGATTGTTAAAAACTCGTCAAAATTTAACGGAAAAAGTAAATGATTTAGTTGCCCGTTATCGAAAAGTCGATGAAGAATTTTTTGAAGAACTGGAAGAAATTTTCATTCAAGCGGATATCGGATTCGATACGGTGCTCGAACTTGTCGATGAACTAAAATTTGAAGCGAAACGAAAAAACATTCAAGAGGCAGAATTATTAAAAGAAGTAATTGTGGAAAAACTCGTCGCCATATATCAAGGGGAGGATCGAGAACTTTCCAACTTGAATTTACCAGATGAAGGACTTGCCGTCATTTTATTTGTCGGGGTCAATGGTGTCGGGAAAACGACGACGATTGGTAAAATGGCGTATAAATTTAAAGAGGAAGGAAAACGGGTTCTTCTCGCAGCAGGGGATACGTTCCGGGCGGGTGCCATTGATCAGCTGGAAGTTTGGGGAAATCGTACCGGTGTCGATGTCATAAAACATCAGGAAGGTTCGGATCCAGCGGCCGTCATCTATGATGCGATCCAAGCGGCGAAAAGTCGAAAGGCGGATGTGTTATTATGCGATACGGCCGGTCGACTACAAAATAAAGTGAATTTAATGAAAGAATTGGAAAAAGTAAAACGGGTCATCGAACGGGAAATTCCCGGTGCACCCCATGAAGTGCTTCTCGTTTTAGATGCGACGACCGGACAAAACGCAATGGTTCAAGCGAAACAATTTCAGGAGGCGACGGGTGTTACCGGAATCGTTTTAACGAAATTGGACGGGACTGCAAAAGGAGGCATTGTCATCGCTATTAAAAAAGAATTGAACATTCCGGTGAAATTTGTTGGTCTCGGGGAAAAGATGGATGATCTCCAACCTTTTGATGCAAAAGCTTACGTATACGGCTTATTTGCCGAAACGGATTCGGAATAA
- a CDS encoding ABC transporter ATP-binding protein has translation MIEIRQLTKKYGTLTALDSISFRVERGTVFGFVGQNGAGKTTTLNILATLLPPTSGNAFVNGFSVVHQPKEVRKQIGYMPDFFGVYDQLKVSEYLDFFASCYDIPVKERKKLIPQLLELVNLSDKENTYVDLLSRGMKQRLCLARTLVHDPEVLILDEPASGLDPKARIEMKEIIKELKSMGKTIIISSHILPELAEMSDELGIIEKGKLIMKGSISEIQKHMSGEKVIEVKVFGKLDEAMRFFEDDSFVTTVVKNEGKNQVTFRFKGTDEQQIQLLRNAVLQGLPITSFYEQDRNLERVFIDLMKEVEKDEAVQ, from the coding sequence ATGATTGAAATTCGTCAGTTGACAAAAAAATACGGAACATTAACCGCTTTAGATTCCATAAGCTTTCGTGTGGAAAGAGGAACGGTTTTCGGATTTGTCGGACAAAACGGAGCAGGTAAAACAACGACTTTGAACATTTTAGCGACGTTATTACCACCGACATCCGGAAATGCTTTTGTCAATGGTTTTTCCGTCGTGCATCAACCAAAAGAAGTCCGAAAGCAAATTGGATATATGCCTGATTTTTTCGGTGTATACGATCAATTAAAAGTAAGTGAATATTTAGATTTTTTCGCATCGTGTTACGACATTCCCGTAAAAGAAAGGAAAAAATTAATTCCTCAATTGTTGGAGTTGGTCAATTTATCCGATAAAGAAAACACGTATGTCGATTTATTATCTCGTGGGATGAAACAACGACTCTGTTTGGCTCGAACCCTCGTACATGATCCGGAAGTGTTAATTTTAGATGAACCGGCTTCTGGTCTTGATCCAAAGGCTAGGATCGAAATGAAGGAAATTATAAAAGAATTAAAATCAATGGGGAAAACGATTATTATCTCATCCCATATTTTGCCTGAGTTAGCGGAAATGTCTGATGAGCTAGGAATAATTGAGAAAGGCAAATTAATTATGAAAGGCTCGATTTCTGAGATCCAAAAACATATGTCTGGAGAAAAAGTGATCGAAGTAAAAGTTTTTGGGAAATTGGACGAAGCGATGCGCTTTTTCGAAGATGATTCATTCGTTACAACCGTTGTGAAAAACGAAGGAAAAAATCAGGTTACATTTCGTTTTAAAGGTACGGATGAACAACAAATTCAATTGTTACGAAACGCCGTACTTCAAGGATTGCCTATCACCAGTTTTTATGAGCAAGACCGAAATTTGGAAAGGGTATTTATCGATCTTATGAAAGAGGTGGAAAAAGATGAAGCGGTTCAATAA
- a CDS encoding ABC transporter permease — MKRFNNPVLFKELKLRFRSRKSFIGLLFYLLSLGLLVIGFIYSRSFSSPFGFFHPVESQWMFYYLSFLQLIFILFITPGLTAGVISGEREKQTLNIMLTTTQSSWTIIIGKLLSSISYLLLLLFASLPVYSFVFLYGGVSPNQFVTVFLLYIVTIIAVGNMSILFSTLIRKTIPAMVTSYGVMLFLTIGTGILLMLSLMITSNINPTANSYPVPYFFASLNPFVVMLSILNKEFYEEINSLMFNINLPLWVPYTCLYVCLFIISINISVRKIRPNMND; from the coding sequence ATGAAGCGGTTCAATAACCCAGTTCTTTTCAAAGAATTGAAACTTCGTTTTCGTTCACGGAAAAGTTTTATCGGTCTATTATTTTATTTACTATCGTTAGGTCTATTAGTTATCGGATTTATTTATAGCCGGTCTTTTTCCTCTCCTTTCGGTTTTTTCCATCCTGTGGAAAGCCAATGGATGTTTTATTACCTTTCCTTTCTTCAATTAATTTTCATTTTATTTATAACTCCGGGATTGACGGCAGGGGTCATCAGTGGGGAAAGGGAAAAGCAAACGTTAAACATTATGTTGACGACAACCCAAAGTTCATGGACGATCATCATTGGGAAGTTGTTATCTTCCATTTCATATTTGCTTTTATTGTTATTCGCCTCATTACCCGTATACAGCTTCGTTTTTTTATATGGAGGTGTGTCACCGAATCAATTCGTTACCGTTTTTTTGCTGTATATCGTCACGATTATTGCAGTCGGTAATATGAGCATTCTTTTTTCTACACTTATTCGAAAGACGATTCCTGCGATGGTCACTTCCTATGGTGTCATGTTGTTCCTTACCATTGGCACCGGTATCTTATTAATGCTTTCTTTAATGATTACTTCAAATATTAATCCGACGGCTAATAGTTATCCGGTTCCATATTTTTTTGCCAGTTTGAATCCTTTCGTTGTTATGCTCAGCATATTGAATAAGGAATTCTATGAAGAAATAAATAGTTTGATGTTCAATATCAATCTTCCCCTTTGGGTACCGTATACATGTTTATATGTATGTCTATTTATTATTTCGATCAACATAAGTGTTCGAAAGATTCGTCCAAATATGAACGATTAA